The Allocoprobacillus halotolerans nucleotide sequence TATTTGGGATGCAGTTAGATTTGGTGCATTAGCTGAAAATGTTTGTTTATTTGAAGATACAAGAATTATTGATTTTGATGATGATTCAATTACTGAAAACACACGTGTTGGTTATCCTTTGAACTTTATTAAAAATATTGAACCAACTGGAATGGGACCTATTCCTAAGACAATTTTCTTTTTGGCAGCTGATGCCTTTGGGGTTTTACCTCCTATTTCTAAATTAGATATGAACTCAGCAGTTTATCACTTTGTTTCTGGCTATACAAGTAAACTGGCAGGAACAGAAAATGGAATCAGTGAACCACAAGCAACATTTTCAACATGTTTTGGTGAACCATTCTTACCAATGGATCCATTACTTTATGCAAAACAATTCCAAAAACGTATGACTAAAGCAGGATCTAATGTCTTTTTAGTGAACACTGGCTGGGTTGGTGGCTCTTATGGGGTTGGACGTCGTATTCCTTTAAAATATACAAGAGCGATGATAGAGGCCGCTATTAATGGTGAATTAGATTATGTCAGCTATGAAGTTGATCCATTCTTTAATCTTAATATTCCATTATTCTGTCCAGGCGTTCCTACAGAATTATTAAATCCACGTACAACATGGGTAAGCAAAGATGCTTATGATATGACTGCACAAAAACTTGTTGAAATGTTTCAGGATAATTTTAAGCAATATACAAATTTCCCTGATACGATTGTTCATGCTGGACCAGGTGGAAAAGTGAATAATAATTTTTAATGGCAATTCTCATTGCCATTTTTTAATTTTTGCGTATAGAAAAGAAAATAAAAGATATACTATTTATGAAAATATTTTTGGGTTATTATCATTGCACAGCAATAAAAAATATGATATTCTATAAATAGTTAGATATAGCTAACTCTAAAATAAAATCTCAAATAGGAGGAAGAAAAAATGAGTCAAATTGTAAGTGTTTATGCAAGAGAAGTGCTAGATTCACGTGGGAATCCAACAGTTGAAGTAGAAGTTCGAAGCGAAAAAGGTGCTATGGGCAGAGCGATTGTTCCTAGTGGTGCTTCTACGGGTGTTCATGAAGCCGTTGAATTAAGAGATCAAGATACAAATAGATATTTAGGACTAGGTGTTTTAAAAGCAGTAGCTAATGTTAATGAAGAAATTGCTGGAGCTGTTATTGGACAAGATGTGATGGCACAAAGAAAAATTGATCAAATGATGATTGATTTAGATGGCACACCAAATAAAGGACGTTTAGGTGCTAATGCGATTTTAGGTGTTTCATTAGCAGTGGCTAAATGTGCAGCTAATGAATTAAATATGCCATTATATCGTTATATTGGTGGGGCTAACGCTCATGTTTTACCATCACCAATGATGAATATCATTAATGGTGGAGCACATGCTGATAATAATGTTGATTTTCAGGAATTTATGATTATGCCAGTGAATGCATCTTCATTTAAAGAAGCAATTCGCATGGGGGCTGAGGTTTTCCATAGTTTAAAGAAAGTTTTAAAAGCTAAAGGATTAAATACAGCTGTTGGAGATGAAGGTGGATTTGCTCCTAACTTGGCATCTAATGAAGAAGCCATTCAAACAATTTTAGAAGCCATTGAAAAGGCTGGATATCAACCAGGTGTAGATGTGAAACTTGCAATGGATGTGGCAAGTAGTGAATTCTATAAAGATGGAAAATATACATTACCAGGAGAAAACAATAAATCATTTACTTCTAAAGAATTAGTTGATTTCTATGTTGAACTTTGTGATAAATATCCAATTATTTCTATTGAAGATGGATTGGATCAAGATGATTGGGAAGGTTGGGATTACTTAACTGAAAAATTAGGTGATCGTATTCAATTAGTTGGTGATGATTTCTTTGTTACAAATACAAAACGTTTACAACAAGGAATTGATAAAGGTGTTGCTAATTCAATCTTGATTAAAGTTAATCAAATTGGAACATTAACTGAAACATTAGAAGCTATTGAAATGGCTCAAAAAGCTAATTATACAGCTGTGGTTTCACATCGTTCTGGAGAAACAGAAGATACAACAATTGCTGATATTGCAGTAGCAACAAATGCTGGACAAATCAAAACAGGTTCGGCTTCTCGTACAGATCGTATTGCAAAATACAATCAATTAATGAGAATTGAAGATGCATTGGCTGAACAATCTTGTTATGCAGGTGTAGAAGCCTTTTATCAATTAAATAAATAATGTTTGATTAAAACTTGAAGAAGGTATTCATTATGAATATCTTCTTTTTATGTGTGAAATGATTGGGCTTTTGAAACGATATTCTTTACAATAAGATTAGAAAATCTACAGAAGAGGTTGGATTATGGTTAAGAAAAAGCGTTTAGCGTTTTACAGAGAATTGGACGTAGTTTAATGTTGCCGATTGCTGTTTTACCTGTAGCAAGGTTATTTTTAGGAATTGGCAGTTCATTAACGAATCCAGCAACAATTTCATCTCTACATTTAGAGACTATCT carries:
- a CDS encoding phosphoenolpyruvate carboxykinase (ATP), whose amino-acid sequence is MNYMLPQRNVFTMHCSANIGEDGNTALFFGLSGTGKTTLSTDPRRKLIGDDEHGWSRTSVFNFEGGCYAKCINLSKKNEPDIWDAVRFGALAENVCLFEDTRIIDFDDDSITENTRVGYPLNFIKNIEPTGMGPIPKTIFFLAADAFGVLPPISKLDMNSAVYHFVSGYTSKLAGTENGISEPQATFSTCFGEPFLPMDPLLYAKQFQKRMTKAGSNVFLVNTGWVGGSYGVGRRIPLKYTRAMIEAAINGELDYVSYEVDPFFNLNIPLFCPGVPTELLNPRTTWVSKDAYDMTAQKLVEMFQDNFKQYTNFPDTIVHAGPGGKVNNNF
- the eno gene encoding phosphopyruvate hydratase, whose product is MSQIVSVYAREVLDSRGNPTVEVEVRSEKGAMGRAIVPSGASTGVHEAVELRDQDTNRYLGLGVLKAVANVNEEIAGAVIGQDVMAQRKIDQMMIDLDGTPNKGRLGANAILGVSLAVAKCAANELNMPLYRYIGGANAHVLPSPMMNIINGGAHADNNVDFQEFMIMPVNASSFKEAIRMGAEVFHSLKKVLKAKGLNTAVGDEGGFAPNLASNEEAIQTILEAIEKAGYQPGVDVKLAMDVASSEFYKDGKYTLPGENNKSFTSKELVDFYVELCDKYPIISIEDGLDQDDWEGWDYLTEKLGDRIQLVGDDFFVTNTKRLQQGIDKGVANSILIKVNQIGTLTETLEAIEMAQKANYTAVVSHRSGETEDTTIADIAVATNAGQIKTGSASRTDRIAKYNQLMRIEDALAEQSCYAGVEAFYQLNK